The Acetomicrobium sp. S15 = DSM 107314 genomic interval GACACGGAGATAGAATTGCTCGAAGGGATCTCAAACGATAGCCCAGTGACGCAGTTTCTGGAAAAGCGAGGAGAAGGTCTCCATCATATAGCTATACGCGTTGAAAATATAGAAGAGGCTATAAGAGAGCTCAAAGCCAACGGGGTTCGCCTGACTGACGAAAAGCCTCGTTATGGAGCTGGCGGGGCAAGGATCACTTTCATTCATCCAAAAGCCGCAAACGGCGTGCTGTTGGAACTTTCAGAGCGCAAACGTTAAAAAGGGGGT includes:
- the mce gene encoding methylmalonyl-CoA epimerase; its protein translation is MKPICVDHIGIAVKSIDETLKLWEGVLGIKCTGREEVPDQKVVTAFLPLGDTEIELLEGISNDSPVTQFLEKRGEGLHHIAIRVENIEEAIRELKANGVRLTDEKPRYGAGGARITFIHPKAANGVLLELSERKR